In Bacillus sp. KH172YL63, one genomic interval encodes:
- a CDS encoding acetate kinase, translated as MAKKVIAINAGSSSLKFQLFDMPEETVITKGLIERIGLNDAVFNITVNDEKREEVTDIPNHEVAVKMLLEKLTGYGIIDSLDEIEGIGHRVVHGGEVFNESILITDEVVAKIEELSDLAPLHNPANLTGIKAFHSVLPNVPAVAVFDTAFHQSMPESSFLYSLPYDYYKDYGIRKYGFHGTSHKYVSERAAEMLGRPKEQVRLISCHLGNGASIAAIEGGKSIDTSMGFTPLAGVAMGTRSGNIDPALIPFIMEKTGSTADEVLDILNKKSGMLGVSGFSSDLRDIEQQAAEGNERAELALEVFANRIHKYIGSYASRMYGVDAIVFTAGIGENSTLIREKVLQGLEFMGVYWDPARNQVRGKEAFVNYPHSPVKVMVIPTNEEVMIARDVVEKGNI; from the coding sequence GTGGCAAAAAAAGTGATTGCAATTAATGCTGGAAGCTCTTCTTTAAAGTTTCAGCTATTTGATATGCCTGAAGAAACGGTTATTACAAAAGGTCTGATTGAACGTATCGGATTGAACGATGCGGTATTTAATATAACAGTGAACGACGAAAAGCGTGAAGAAGTAACAGACATCCCGAATCACGAAGTAGCGGTTAAAATGCTGCTTGAAAAGCTGACAGGCTATGGCATCATCGATTCTCTTGACGAAATCGAAGGAATCGGACACCGTGTCGTGCACGGCGGTGAAGTATTCAACGAGTCCATTCTGATCACAGACGAAGTCGTTGCGAAGATCGAAGAACTATCTGATCTTGCTCCGCTTCACAACCCGGCGAACTTAACAGGAATCAAAGCATTCCACAGCGTATTGCCAAACGTTCCTGCGGTAGCAGTATTCGATACAGCTTTCCACCAATCCATGCCTGAAAGCTCATTCTTATACAGCCTTCCATACGATTACTACAAGGATTACGGCATCCGTAAGTACGGTTTCCACGGTACCTCCCACAAGTACGTATCCGAGCGCGCGGCAGAAATGCTTGGCCGTCCGAAAGAGCAAGTCCGCCTGATTTCTTGTCACTTAGGAAACGGTGCAAGTATCGCAGCAATCGAAGGCGGCAAGTCGATCGATACGTCAATGGGCTTCACACCACTTGCAGGTGTAGCAATGGGAACACGTTCAGGTAACATCGACCCGGCCCTTATCCCGTTCATCATGGAGAAAACAGGATCAACGGCTGACGAAGTATTGGATATCCTGAACAAAAAATCAGGTATGCTTGGCGTATCCGGATTCTCAAGTGACCTTCGCGACATCGAGCAGCAGGCTGCAGAAGGAAATGAGCGTGCGGAATTGGCATTAGAAGTATTCGCCAACCGTATCCACAAATACATCGGTTCATATGCATCCCGCATGTACGGAGTGGACGCGATCGTATTCACAGCCGGTATCGGTGAAAACAGTACACTCATCCGTGAAAAAGTCCTTCAAGGATTAGAATTCATGGGCGTTTACTGGGATCCTGCACGCAACCAGGTCCGCGGAAAAGAAGCATTCGTCAACTACCCGCATTCACCTGTTAAAGTCATGGTCATCCCGACGAACGAGGAAGTCATGATTGCACGTGATGTAGTGGAAAAAGGAAATATTTAA